Proteins encoded by one window of Synergistaceae bacterium:
- a CDS encoding DNA primase: MTMYNNEIINQIKDSLDIAEIISERVKLRKTGRGYVGLCPFHRENTPSFHVYEDTQHYYCFGCKAAGDIFTYIMRAEAVAFPDALRLLADRAGVKLPEYSREGTDTRAVLDLAAKFFTANLTGTQGIAARAYMSRRKLDDSDTARYSLGYSLNSWDSLTQYLRKQGITDRAILDAGLAIENKGSIYDRFRGRLMFPIHDVTGKVIAFGGRLIDGEGAKYINSPESTTYSKRRNLYLLDEARKVMLKRGRAILVEGYMDALRLHKCGFTEAVASLGTSLTPEQANMLSRYADKCYICYDSDEAGQSAAVKGMYILAENGLSVYVVSLPEGKDPDEFLSTNEPAKFTEALSSAKPLVMKHIELLSQSLSSEQHRRKALEQLFASLRRLSPDEVLRFKGSICDATMLPPEAVERYLLGGRARKASPRKTALPAQPKDADDTLEAAMCFLLWDSPECRTSITPSEAVSLLTTNLAREAALAILTENTDNLQAVWHNSGEEEKIGLLTRGEVFCSQLQSPSAGKFLKVYSGLKRRSIDRQIAEIQSLPPSDQDMEELQSLLTQRGKFSL, encoded by the coding sequence AACATTATTACTGCTTCGGATGCAAGGCAGCAGGAGATATTTTCACGTACATCATGAGGGCGGAGGCGGTAGCTTTTCCTGACGCGCTGAGGCTTCTTGCTGACAGGGCGGGAGTGAAGCTGCCGGAGTACTCGCGGGAAGGGACGGACACCCGCGCTGTCTTGGACTTGGCCGCAAAGTTCTTCACCGCTAACCTCACCGGTACGCAGGGCATCGCCGCACGAGCCTACATGTCGCGGCGCAAGCTCGACGACTCCGACACAGCACGTTACTCGCTGGGCTACAGCCTGAACTCGTGGGACAGCCTCACGCAGTACCTTCGGAAGCAGGGCATCACGGACAGGGCAATCCTTGACGCTGGGCTGGCGATCGAGAACAAAGGCAGCATCTACGACAGGTTCAGGGGAAGGCTGATGTTCCCGATACATGATGTTACCGGCAAGGTCATAGCGTTCGGAGGGAGGCTGATTGACGGCGAGGGCGCGAAGTACATCAACAGCCCTGAGAGCACAACTTACAGCAAGCGCAGAAACCTCTACCTTCTCGACGAGGCACGAAAAGTTATGCTGAAGCGCGGGCGGGCAATACTCGTTGAGGGGTACATGGACGCGCTGAGGCTGCACAAGTGCGGCTTCACGGAGGCCGTTGCGTCTCTGGGAACGTCCCTCACGCCGGAGCAGGCAAATATGCTCTCGCGTTACGCGGACAAGTGCTACATCTGCTACGACTCCGACGAAGCAGGACAGTCCGCCGCCGTCAAGGGAATGTACATCCTCGCGGAAAACGGACTGAGCGTGTACGTCGTGAGCCTGCCAGAGGGCAAAGACCCCGACGAGTTCCTGAGCACAAACGAACCGGCCAAGTTCACGGAGGCTCTGAGTTCGGCGAAACCGTTAGTCATGAAGCACATCGAGCTGTTGAGCCAGTCCCTCAGCAGCGAACAACACCGCCGCAAGGCACTCGAGCAGCTGTTCGCGAGCCTGCGGAGGCTCAGCCCTGACGAAGTTCTGCGCTTCAAGGGGAGCATCTGTGATGCGACGATGCTTCCGCCTGAGGCCGTCGAACGCTACCTTCTTGGCGGCAGAGCCCGCAAAGCCTCTCCGCGAAAAACAGCCCTCCCCGCTCAGCCGAAAGATGCGGACGACACCCTCGAGGCCGCTATGTGCTTCCTGCTCTGGGACAGCCCGGAATGCCGCACGAGCATTACCCCGAGCGAAGCAGTCAGCCTCCTCACGACGAACCTTGCGCGCGAGGCAGCACTGGCGATTCTCACCGAGAACACCGACAACCTGCAGGCTGTGTGGCACAATTCCGGCGAAGAGGAGAAGATAGGCCTCCTAACGAGGGGAGAGGTCTTCTGCTCACAGCTGCAGAGCCCGTCGGCAGGGAAGTTCTTGAAGGTCTACAGCGGCCTGAAGCGCAGAAGCATCGACAGGCAGATAGCGGAAATACAGTCGCTCCCTCCGTCGGATCAGGACATGGAGGAACTGCAGAGCCTCCTGACACAGCGGGGAAAATTCTCACTCTGA
- a CDS encoding FAD:protein FMN transferase, giving the protein MIDFMYRKYFVAALLVAAGLLSWAVAPVPEVKRDGFAMNTVIRMSFTTKDDKLIDDAYALLAELDNALSMYNPSSDISRINSQAGLERVNVPPYVVEAVRDSVRLYEVTGGVFNPLIGAVTRLWKINRADNTVPTKEELDAVIGLSRIENLDVADDSICLKEKGCVIDLGGIAKGYASKKIADLAKSRGAVSGLIDLGGNIYVVGTKPDGGNWKIGVRNPLNPYGAAELAVSVNDCAVITSGGYERFKEVDGKRYTHFFDPKTGESVMSDLLSVTVITPDGSLGDGLATAFMIAGFEKSAAILAAMKDAPGVVFIREKDSEPEILASENLRDVIFQSAHPVHFFSLKSE; this is encoded by the coding sequence GTGATTGATTTCATGTACCGCAAATATTTTGTCGCTGCACTGCTTGTTGCTGCCGGGCTGTTGTCGTGGGCTGTTGCTCCTGTCCCTGAGGTAAAGCGCGACGGCTTCGCAATGAATACCGTTATCCGCATGTCCTTCACAACAAAGGACGACAAGCTCATTGACGACGCGTATGCTCTTCTCGCTGAGCTGGACAACGCGCTCTCGATGTACAACCCCTCCTCCGACATCTCGCGCATAAACTCTCAGGCAGGCCTTGAACGCGTGAATGTCCCGCCGTACGTCGTCGAGGCAGTCAGGGATTCGGTGAGGCTGTACGAGGTTACGGGGGGCGTGTTCAACCCGCTGATCGGTGCGGTAACGAGGCTGTGGAAGATTAACCGCGCAGACAACACCGTGCCGACGAAGGAGGAGCTTGATGCTGTTATCGGCCTGAGCAGAATCGAGAACCTTGATGTCGCTGACGACAGCATCTGCTTGAAGGAGAAGGGCTGTGTAATCGATTTGGGGGGCATAGCGAAGGGTTACGCCTCGAAGAAGATTGCTGACCTCGCGAAGAGCAGGGGAGCAGTTTCCGGGCTCATAGACTTGGGCGGGAACATCTACGTTGTCGGGACAAAGCCTGACGGCGGGAACTGGAAGATAGGCGTGCGCAACCCCCTCAACCCCTACGGAGCAGCGGAACTTGCCGTGAGCGTGAACGATTGCGCTGTGATTACGTCGGGAGGCTACGAACGCTTCAAGGAGGTAGACGGCAAGAGATACACGCACTTCTTTGACCCGAAGACCGGCGAGTCCGTAATGAGCGACCTGCTGTCGGTTACCGTAATTACTCCTGACGGTTCGTTAGGCGACGGGCTGGCTACGGCGTTCATGATTGCCGGCTTCGAGAAGTCTGCGGCGATTCTGGCGGCGATGAAGGACGCTCCGGGAGTGGTATTCATTCGCGAGAAGGACAGCGAACCCGAGATTCTTGCTAGCGAAAACCTCCGCGATGTGATCTTTCAGTCCGCACACCCTGTACACTTCTTCAGCCTGAAGTCAGAGTGA
- a CDS encoding ROK family protein: protein MTYFIGVDIGGTNLKAGVVDTEGHIVGEASVPTGADRPQDVVLEDILGAVSKAVEASGVSMKEIRAVGMGSPGLIDYTTGTVVYNNNLGWRDFHICEKMSDALSMPARLENDADAAALGEVVAGSAKGAKSAMIITLGTGVGSGYVLDGKIFRGCEFGHMVIAYGGRKCTCGRHGCFEAYCSATGLINMTKEAIAEHPSSTLAEIAAKEGTVSGHTVFVAAEEGDKVAEHIIDEYTGYLAGGLANLINGLQPEVISIGGGIGKQGERLLVPLRGKVAEEVYKGLPVPKIVSCTLGYKAGLIGAAMAARDL from the coding sequence ATGACGTACTTTATCGGAGTTGACATAGGGGGCACGAACCTCAAGGCCGGAGTTGTCGACACAGAGGGTCATATAGTCGGCGAGGCCTCAGTACCTACGGGGGCGGACAGGCCGCAGGACGTTGTGCTCGAGGACATTCTGGGGGCAGTGAGCAAGGCGGTAGAGGCTTCGGGCGTGAGCATGAAGGAGATTCGCGCTGTCGGTATGGGCTCGCCGGGACTTATCGACTACACGACAGGGACTGTGGTCTACAACAACAATCTTGGCTGGCGGGACTTCCACATCTGCGAGAAGATGAGCGATGCCCTGAGTATGCCTGCACGCCTGGAGAACGACGCTGACGCGGCGGCACTTGGCGAGGTTGTCGCAGGGAGTGCTAAGGGAGCAAAGAGCGCGATGATCATCACGCTGGGGACTGGCGTGGGTTCGGGTTACGTTCTCGACGGAAAAATCTTCAGGGGCTGTGAGTTCGGGCACATGGTTATAGCTTACGGCGGGAGGAAGTGCACCTGCGGACGGCACGGGTGCTTTGAGGCGTACTGTTCCGCGACGGGACTAATCAACATGACGAAGGAAGCTATCGCCGAACATCCCTCAAGCACGCTCGCTGAGATTGCGGCGAAAGAAGGAACTGTGAGCGGGCACACTGTTTTTGTCGCGGCGGAAGAAGGCGACAAGGTAGCAGAACACATCATCGACGAGTACACCGGGTACTTGGCCGGAGGGCTGGCGAACCTCATCAACGGACTACAGCCTGAAGTAATCAGCATAGGCGGAGGCATCGGCAAGCAGGGCGAGAGGCTGTTAGTTCCTCTTCGCGGAAAAGTTGCAGAGGAAGTGTACAAGGGGCTGCCCGTCCCTAAGATCGTGAGCTGTACGCTGGGCTACAAGGCCGGGCTTATCGGCGCGGCAATGGCAGCAAGAGACCTGTAA
- a CDS encoding glycerate kinase, whose translation MPNLMQDMRAIIDDAIKAVLPESAVREALNNPAFTSRKGKGRIIVASIGKAAWRMAKAASDILGSGISGAVVTKYDHSMGDIPGLEIYEAGHPVLDENTIKGTKALLEHVKNLTADDTVLFLVSGGGSALFELPAEGVTLGDMQDISSQLLACGADIVEINTIRKHLSSVKGGRFAQVCAPAHVFMVVLSDVLGDRLDSIASGPAAPDMSTSEEALAIVKKYGLKVKPELMNVLAQETPKELGNVTATITGSVTALCEAASNIAKAKGYTPLVLTTTMTCEAREGGSFMASIAREVKASGRPVSAPCALIAGGETVVHLTGKGLGGRNQEFALAASQGIAGLEGVVVASLGSDGTDGPTDAAGGIVDGTTEAKLKGKGISIAEVLKNNDAYNALKAADALLMTGPTGTNVNDVAIALIA comes from the coding sequence ATGCCGAATCTCATGCAGGACATGCGCGCAATAATCGACGACGCAATCAAGGCCGTGCTTCCCGAGTCAGCAGTCCGTGAAGCCCTGAACAACCCCGCCTTCACCTCACGCAAGGGCAAGGGACGCATCATCGTCGCATCAATCGGAAAAGCAGCCTGGAGGATGGCCAAAGCCGCAAGCGACATTCTCGGTTCGGGAATTTCTGGTGCAGTCGTAACCAAGTACGATCACTCGATGGGCGACATTCCGGGTCTGGAGATCTACGAGGCCGGACATCCAGTGCTTGACGAGAACACCATCAAGGGCACTAAGGCACTCCTCGAGCACGTCAAGAACCTCACTGCTGACGACACAGTTCTGTTCCTCGTGAGCGGCGGAGGGTCTGCGCTGTTCGAGCTTCCGGCGGAAGGGGTAACTCTCGGGGACATGCAGGACATCTCGAGCCAGCTCTTGGCCTGCGGGGCGGACATCGTGGAGATAAACACAATCCGCAAGCACTTATCCAGCGTCAAGGGCGGCAGGTTCGCGCAGGTCTGTGCACCGGCTCATGTGTTCATGGTCGTGCTGAGTGATGTTCTGGGCGACAGGCTCGACAGCATCGCTTCAGGCCCGGCGGCTCCCGACATGTCGACGAGTGAAGAGGCTCTCGCAATCGTGAAGAAGTACGGTCTCAAGGTCAAGCCCGAGCTCATGAACGTACTTGCTCAGGAGACACCGAAGGAGCTCGGCAACGTTACGGCGACGATAACGGGGAGCGTTACCGCACTGTGCGAGGCCGCATCGAACATCGCGAAGGCAAAGGGCTACACTCCGCTTGTGCTGACGACGACGATGACTTGTGAGGCACGTGAAGGCGGCTCGTTCATGGCAAGTATTGCGCGCGAGGTCAAGGCTTCGGGAAGGCCGGTTAGTGCTCCGTGCGCACTGATTGCCGGAGGAGAAACTGTAGTGCATCTTACGGGCAAGGGTCTCGGCGGACGTAATCAGGAGTTCGCTCTTGCGGCTTCGCAGGGAATTGCGGGGCTGGAAGGCGTTGTAGTTGCGTCTCTGGGTTCTGACGGGACGGACGGGCCTACGGATGCGGCGGGCGGAATTGTTGACGGGACTACGGAAGCAAAGCTGAAGGGCAAAGGTATCAGCATTGCGGAGGTTCTGAAGAACAATGATGCGTACAACGCGCTGAAGGCGGCTGATGCATTATTGATGACCGGCCCGACAGGTACGAACGTCAACGATGTAGCGATTGCCCTGATAGCGTAA